From a region of the Triticum aestivum cultivar Chinese Spring chromosome 7D, IWGSC CS RefSeq v2.1, whole genome shotgun sequence genome:
- the LOC123166170 gene encoding uncharacterized protein, translated as MPRESRRRDDKPGDSSPPPPPPMPREPRRCDDKPGGSSPPPPLPMPRERRRGDDRPERSSLPCMPLERHRPDQGHSWFHFRLPNGQQIPVYKDRQGVLFTDHCGPTRPVADVCNELFPGLIPDRPPPVADPESKRPEEDQKTPTPNPQYVDDLLNKAYADHKLQLAQRPKELLDSTTLVESSITNAASSSLPQSPSCEVPDILELELNTTHSLSSCVFSLTPTGLLIKYFVRVDKEGRFHTYPDRGGPFQSLHEAQQAIDSHHVVGRNNLCMDGLSSREKSVRYALYWPHDGTRRNSAEAFAAMKTRRPKQEVVKALLDKYNEDNDLLGDLAYRLEEIVRYKPCFDGKDCDYRSYSHLNMTIKIKGADDPRKKLYFAEVTCMRGEHEEYVLTCICAVEPDANGECLVCGDEMKHPIDAEYNHGRSTPIFRCCSHADAKALGEELITVHDEAWLEKEEARVRQVFEEVAEDIKKEKAAKLAEAIKEEKAAKLAKAIKENALKEVNEATEVGTIGHGHGKSAKYVVPARRK; from the exons atGCCGCGCGAATCCCGCCGCCGCGACGACAAACCAGGGGACTCCTCCCCTCCCCCGCCGCCTCCCATGCCGCGCGAACCCCGCCGCTGCGACGACAAACCAGGGGGCTCCTCCCCTCCTCCGCCGCTTCCCATGCCGCGCGAACGCCGCCGCGGCGACGACAGACCAGAGCGCTCCTCCCTTCCTTGCATGCCGCTCGAGCGCCACCGCCCCGACCAGGGACACTCGTGGTTCCACTTTCGCCTCCCCAATGGCCAGCAAATCCCTGTCTACAAAGATAGACAGGGAGTTCTCTTCACCGACCATTGTGGGCCGACACGACCCGTCGCAGATGTCTGCAATGAACTCTTCCCCGGCCTCATCCCCGATCGCCCACCGCC GGTCGCAGACCCTGAGTCCAAACGCCCCGAGGAAGATCAAAAAACGCCCACTCCAAACCCGCAATATGTTGATGATCTGCTGAACAAAGCCTATGCTGATCACAAACTGCAGCTGGCTCAAAG GCCTAAGGAGTTGCTTGACAGTACAACACTTGTGGAATCATCCATCACTAATGCTGCTTCTTCCTCTCTGCCACAGTCACCATC GTGTGAGGTGCCAGATATCTTGGAATTGGAGCTCAACACTACTCACTCATTGTCTTCATGTGTCTTTTCATTGACGCCTACTGGTCTACTTATTAAATATTTTGTCAGAGTTGATAAGGAGGGACGTTTTCATACATATCCTGATCGCGGTGGACCCTTTCAGAGTTTACATGAAGCTCAACAAGCTATTGACTCACATCATGTCGTTGGGCGAAATAACTT GTGCATGGATGGACTTTCATCTAGGGAGAAGTCTGTGCGGTATGCTTTATACTGGCCTCATGATGGCACAAGAAGAAATTCTGCAGAAGCCTTTGCTGCCATGAAGACCCGTCGCCCTAAACAGGAAGTTGTTAAAGCTCTACTGGACAAGTACAACGAGGACAATGATCTTTTGGGG GATCTTGCATATCGACTAGAAGAAATAGTgagatataaaccatgttttgacGGGAAAGACTGTGATTATAGGTCATATTCACATTTGAATATGACCATAAAGATTAAAGGAGCTGATGATCCCCGCAAGAAGCTGTATTTTGCTGAAGTCACTTGTATGAGAGGCGAACATGAAGAGTATGTGCTCACCTGTATCTGCGCAGTTGAACCTGATGCCAATG GTGAATGCCTTGTCTGTGGAGATGAAATGAAGCACCCCATTGATGCTGAATACAACCATGGTCGCTCCACGCCAATCTTTAGATGTTGTTCCCATGCAGATGCAAAAGCCTTGGGTGAGGAG TTAATTACCGTGCATGATGAGGcttggctggaaaaggaggaaGCTAGGGTGAGACAAGTGTTCGAGGAAGTGGCTGAGGATATCAAGAAGGAGAAAGCGGCGAAACTGGCCGAGGCTATCAAGGAGGAGAAAGCGGCGAAACTGGCTAAGGCTATCAAGGAGAATGCGTTAAAGGAAGTGAATGAGGCTACGGAGGTGGGCACCATAGGGCATGGCCATGGAAAGAGCGCCAAGTATGTAGTACCTGCTAGACGAAAATGA